Proteins found in one Triticum urartu cultivar G1812 chromosome 4, Tu2.1, whole genome shotgun sequence genomic segment:
- the LOC125551198 gene encoding probable nucleolar protein 5-2, producing MLVLFETPAGFALFKVLNEGKLDKVEDLWKEFTTSDRARKVVELKAFNKFENTSDALSAATLIIDSKPTKGLRKFLQKHCDGETLAVADSKLGNAIKEKLKIDCVHNSAVMELMRGLRNQLSELISGLGTQDLGPMSLGLSHSLSRYKLKFSPEKVDTMIIQAIGLLDDLDKELNTYAMRVREWYGWHFPELTKIVTDNIQYAKVVKLMGNRTHAVNLDFSEILTDDEVEAQLKEAAVISMGTEVNDLDLSNIRELCDQVLALSEYRAQLYDYLKSRMNTIAPNLTSLVGELVGARLISHGGSLVNLAKQPGSTIQILGAEKALFRALKTKHATPKYGLIYHASLIGQAAPKHKGKISRSLASKAALAIRYDALGDGEDNSLGLESRLKLETRLRVLEGKELGRSVGSTKGKPKIEVYEKDRKNGAGLITPAKTYNPSADLVLAQSTEETPKKLDVASKKRKHDDAETAPSTEPAGEAIQEDGGQEGRKKKKKKSKDVEESPTVDAKSDKKKKKKSKETEEPGVATAEGEKKKKKSEAQDEVVAMETESGKKDKRKKKKQADGCAVPQRRREAKPSHFA from the exons ATGTTGGTGCTGTTCGAGACGCCCGCTGGGTTCGCCCTTTTCAAGGTTCTGAACGAGGGCAAGCTCGACAAGGTCGAG GATCTATGGAAGGAGTTCACGACGTCGGACAGGGCGAGAAAG GTGGTTGAGCTGAAAGCTTTCAACAAGTTTGAGAACACATCTGATGCCCTTTCTGCTGCAACCCTGATTATTGATAGCAAGCCTACCAAGGGTTTGCGCAAGTTCTTGCAGAAGCATTGCGACGGTGAAACTTTAGCTGTTGCTGATTCTAAACTTGGAAATGCTATAAAAGAGAAGCTG AAAATTGACTGCGTTCACAACAGTGCTGTGATGGAGCTGATGAGAGGGCTGAGAAATCAGCTTAGTGAGCTTATATCTGGGTTGGGCACACAGGACCTTGGTCCAATGAGCCTGGGATTGTCCCACAGCTTGTCTAGATATAAGCTAAAGTTCAGTCCTGAAAAG GTTGATACCATGATCATTCAGGCCATTGGCTTATTGGATGATCTTGACAAGGAGCTTAACACATATGCAATGAGGGTTCGCGAATGGTATGGTTGGCACTTCCCAGAGCTCACTAAGATAGTGACAGATAATATACAGTATGCAAAAGTTGTGAAGTTGATGGGCAATAGGACTCATGCGGTCAACCTTGATTTCTCGGAG ATACTGACAGATGACGAGGTAGAAGCACAGTTAAAGGAGGCTGCAGTAATATCCATGGGAACAGAAGTTAATGATCTTGATTTATCAAACATTAGGGAACTTTGTGATCAAGTCTTGGCTCTTTCTGAGTATAGAGCTCAGCTGTATGATTATCTGAAAAGTAGGATGAACACAATTGCACCAAATTTGACTTCACTTGTGGGCGAACTTGTTGGTGCTAGACTTATTTCACATGGTGGCAGCCTTGTAAATTTGGCCAAGCAGCCTGGTAGCACCATTCAGATACTTGGTGCAGAGAAG GCTTTATTCAGAGCTCTGAAGACAAAACATGCTACACCTAAGTATGGCCTCATCTACCATGCATCCTTAATTGGTCAGGCAGCTCCAAAGCACAAGGGAAAGATTTCTCGTTCTCTAGCTTCAAAAGCCGCTCTTGCCATCCGATATGATGCCCTTGGTGATGGTGAAGATAACTCCCTTGGTCTTGAGAGTCGACTGAAG CTTGAAACACGGCTTCGGGTTCTCGAGGGTAAAGAACTAGGGAGATCTGTTGGTTCCACGAAGGGAAAGCCCAAGATAGAAGTATACGAAAAAGACAGGAAGAACGGTGCTGGGTTAATTACTCCTGCTAAG ACGTACAATCCTTCGGCTGATCTGGTTCTTGCACAATCCACCGAAGAAACTCCAAAGAAGCTTGATGTGGCTTCAAAGAAGAGGAAACATGATGATGCGGAGACTGCACCATCAACTGAGCCTGCTGgggaagcaattcaagaggatgGTGGCCAGGAGGgccggaagaaaaagaaaaaaaagtcCAAGGATGTTGAGGAGTCTCCTACAGTTGATGCCAAGAGtgacaagaaaaagaaaaagaaatccAAGGAGACAGAGGAGCCTGGCGTGGCCACTGCTGAAGGtgagaagaagaaaaagaaaagtgaaGCACAAGATGAGGTTGTTGCCATGGAAACCGAGTCTGGTAAAAAGGATAAGAGGAAAAAGAAAAAGCAGGCTGATGGATGCGCTGTTCCCCAGAGGAGAAGGGAAGCAAAGCCGAGTCATTTTGCGTAG